A portion of the Nomia melanderi isolate GNS246 chromosome 2, iyNomMela1, whole genome shotgun sequence genome contains these proteins:
- the ox gene encoding ubiquinol-cytochrome C reductase complex subunit oxen, whose translation MSQMKVLYNTIFKRSSTFTVAILVGAFLFERTLEITTTKAFESINKGKLWKDIKHKYE comes from the exons ATGTCTCAAATGAAAGTTctgtataatacaatttttaaaagatcTTCTACCTTCACCGTAGCCATTTTGGTGGGCGCTTTTCTGTTTGAGCGAACATTGGAGATAACGACTACAAAAGCGTTTGAATCAATTAACAAGGGG AAACTATGGAAAGATATTAAACACAAATATGAATAG
- the Rpt4 gene encoding regulatory particle triple-A ATPase 4, translated as MQAIRDKALQDYRKKLLEHKEVESRLKEMRENLKDLTKQYDKSENDLKALQSVGQIVGEVLKQLTEEKFIVKATNGPRYVVGCRRQLDKNKLKSATRVALDMTTLTIMRYLPREVDPLVYNMSHEDPGAVTYNVIGGLSEQIRELREVIELPLLNPELFQRVGITPPKGCLLYGPPGTGKTLLARAVASQLDANFLKVVSSAIVDKYIGESARLIREMFNYARDHQPCIIFMDEIDAIGGRRFSEGTSADREIQRTLMELLNQMDGFDSLGQVKMIMATNRPDTLDPALLRPGRLDRKIEIPLPNEQARLEILKIHAAPVSKHGEIDYEAVVKLSDGFNGADLRNVCTEAGLFAIRLEREYVVQEDFMKAVRKVSDNKKLESKLDYKPV; from the exons ATGCAGGCGATTAGGGATAAAGCACTTCAAGATTATCGAAAAAAACTTCTTGAGCATAAAGAAGTTGAATCACGATTGAAAGAAA TGCGAGAAAACCTCAAAGATTTAACGAAACAATATGATAAATCAGAAAATGACCTGAAAGCTTTACAAAGTGTTGGGCAG ATTGTTGGGGAAGTATTAAAACAACTTACAGAAGAAAAAT TTATAGTAAAAGCAACAAATGGGCCACGTTATGTTGTTGGTTGTAGACGACAACTCgataaaaataagttgaaatCTGCAACAAGAGTGGCGCTTGATATGACTACTCTTACTATAATGCGATATTTACCACGCGAg GTGGATCCATTAGTATACAACATGTCTCATGAAGATCCTGGTGCTGTTACATATAATGTAATTGGTGGTTTGAGTGAACAAATAAGAGAATTAAGAGAAGTTATAGAATTACCATTACTGAATCCAGAATTATTTCAAAGAGTGGGCATAACACCACCAAAAGGATGCCTCTTGTATGGTCCTCCAGGAACTGGAAAAACATTATTGGCTAGAGCAGTTGCCAGCCAATTAGATGCAAATTTCTTGAAAGTAGTATCAAGTGCTATTGTTGATAAATATATTGGTGAATCAGCACGGTTGATTAGAGAGATGTTTAACTATGCACGGGATCATCAGCCTTGCATTATATTCATGGATGAAATTGATGCAATTG GTGGACGCAGATTTTCTGAAGGTACAAGTGCTGATCGAGAAATTCAAAGAACCTTAATGGAACTTTTAAATCAAATGGATGGTTTTGATTCTTTGGGTCAAGTTAAAATGATAATGGCAACAAACAGACCAGACACTTTGGACCCAGCTTTATTACGACCTGGTAGATTAGACAGAAAAATTGAGATACCACTGCCTAATGAACAAGCACGtttggaaattttgaaaattcatgcCGCACCTGTATCTAAGCATGGAGAAATtg ATTATGAAGCAGTAGTTAAGCTGTCTGATGGATTCAATGGAGCTGATTTGAGGAATGTCTGTACTGAAGCAGGATTGTTCGCAATAAGATTAGAAAGAGAATATGTAGTGCAAGAAGACTTCATGAAGGCTGTAAGGAAGGTCTCAGACAACAAGAAACTTGAATCGAAATTAGACTATAAGCCAGTATAA